In Massilistercora timonensis, the following are encoded in one genomic region:
- a CDS encoding replication initiator protein A → MRDNTPKSTRTQGGDPIADYIRADTRLPAYLPYPRFLLKMEISQTAKLLYSLLLDRSTLSQKNKWLDDEGRIYIIYPIAEIAEILDKGSTTIKGALNELDTAGLLERERGGFSAPNRLYVKVPPVPQVQFSDQLMAGSPPLIEPENRPTDGQKTDLMMVGKPSPNQTTINNLTESQTKGVSGGPSAPYGRYGNIFLSQTEYDELQAEYPDRLERFIEEMSRYLAANGKSYQNYAAALRIWAGNDKKEAPKKGIPDYSCKEGESL, encoded by the coding sequence ATGCGTGACAATACGCCAAAATCAACCCGAACACAGGGAGGTGATCCTATCGCTGATTATATCAGGGCAGACACGCGGCTGCCCGCCTATCTGCCGTATCCCCGTTTCCTGCTGAAAATGGAGATTTCACAGACCGCCAAGCTGCTGTATTCGCTGCTGTTAGACCGTTCCACCCTCTCCCAGAAAAACAAGTGGCTGGACGACGAGGGCAGGATTTATATTATCTATCCCATCGCGGAGATAGCAGAAATACTGGATAAAGGCAGCACCACCATCAAGGGGGCGCTTAATGAACTGGACACGGCGGGGCTGTTGGAACGGGAACGGGGCGGCTTCTCCGCACCGAACCGGCTTTATGTCAAAGTACCGCCAGTGCCACAGGTACAGTTTTCAGACCAACTGATGGCCGGAAGTCCGCCCCTCATAGAGCCGGAAAACCGTCCTACTGATGGTCAGAAAACCGACCTTATGATGGTCGGAAAACCGTCCCCTAACCAAACTACTATAAACAACCTTACAGAGAGCCAAACAAAGGGAGTGAGTGGGGGGCCGTCCGCGCCCTATGGCCGATATGGAAATATTTTTCTGTCACAGACCGAATACGACGAGTTGCAGGCAGAGTACCCTGACAGGCTGGAACGGTTCATCGAGGAAATGAGCCGCTACCTTGCCGCCAACGGGAAAAGCTACCAGAACTATGCCGCCGCCCTGCGGATATGGGCGGGGAACGACAAAAAGGAAGCCCCTAAAAAGGGCATACCAGACTACTCATGCAAGGAGGGCGAGAGTTTATGA
- a CDS encoding cysteine-rich VLP domain-containing protein — translation MSDNLPHMDYRQHRRARRLVHECCNYDEGNCLLLDDGEPCVCVQSISFSLMCHWFRVAVLPLDGELAAALLCRGSRKRCAVCGAAFVPKSNRGKYCPDCAGRMKKIKAAERKRKQRQRCHALEPFKPA, via the coding sequence ATGAGCGATAACCTGCCCCACATGGACTACCGCCAGCACCGGCGGGCGCGGCGGCTGGTACATGAGTGCTGTAACTACGATGAGGGGAACTGCCTGCTATTGGACGACGGGGAGCCTTGCGTGTGCGTCCAGAGCATTTCCTTTTCCCTCATGTGCCACTGGTTCCGTGTGGCTGTCCTGCCCCTTGACGGGGAGCTGGCCGCAGCCCTCTTGTGCCGGGGAAGCCGGAAACGGTGTGCCGTCTGCGGGGCGGCCTTTGTCCCCAAATCCAACCGGGGAAAATACTGCCCCGACTGCGCCGGGCGCATGAAGAAAATCAAAGCCGCCGAGAGAAAGCGGAAACAAAGGCAGAGATGTCACGCTTTAGAGCCTTTCAAACCCGCATAA
- a CDS encoding relaxase/mobilization nuclease domain-containing protein, with protein sequence MATLKHINSKNADYGAAEQYLLFEHDEFTMKPVLDETGRLIPREDYRLSTLNCDGEDFAVACMRANLRYQKNQRREDVKSHHYIISFDPRDGPDNGLTVDRAQALGEQFCKEHFPGHQALVCTHPDGHNHSGNIHVHIVINSLRIEEVPFLPYMDRPADTKVGCKHRCTDAALRYFKSEVMEMCHREGLYQIDLLNGSKNRVTDREYWAQKKGQAALDKQNAPMIADSITPRQTKFETNKEKLRQTLRKALATAASFDEFSSLLLQEGVTVKESRGRLSYLTPDRTKPITARKLGDDFDRAAVFAVLEQNAARAAEAPARSPDPPRTIKDRLQVARAEIAAPKQDGVQRLVDIEQKMAEGKGRGYERWAKIHNLKQAAKTLSVYQQYGFTSPEQLEAAVDTAYQKMRQTSGELKALETKLQGKKKLQRQVLAYAQTKAARDGLRAQKSEKARAAYRQAHESDFIIADAAARYFKAHGITKLPARKALQAEIEQLISEKDGLYNTYHEQKQRFKELQTVKRNIDQILRRDEPHRRKEQSHER encoded by the coding sequence TTGGCAACACTCAAGCATATCAACTCTAAAAACGCCGACTACGGAGCCGCCGAGCAATATCTTCTCTTTGAGCATGACGAGTTTACCATGAAGCCCGTCCTTGATGAAACCGGCAGGCTTATCCCCCGCGAGGACTACCGGCTGTCCACGCTGAACTGCGACGGGGAGGATTTTGCCGTTGCGTGTATGCGGGCCAATCTCCGCTATCAGAAAAACCAGCGGCGGGAAGATGTGAAAAGCCACCACTACATCATCAGCTTTGACCCGCGGGACGGGCCGGACAACGGCCTGACCGTAGACCGGGCGCAGGCGTTGGGGGAACAATTCTGTAAAGAGCATTTTCCCGGCCACCAGGCCCTTGTCTGCACCCACCCGGACGGGCATAACCACAGCGGCAACATTCATGTGCATATCGTCATAAACAGCCTGCGGATTGAGGAAGTGCCGTTCCTGCCCTACATGGACAGGCCGGCCGATACGAAAGTCGGCTGCAAGCACCGATGTACCGACGCTGCCCTGCGCTACTTCAAATCCGAAGTCATGGAGATGTGCCACCGGGAGGGGCTTTATCAAATCGACCTCTTGAACGGCAGCAAGAACCGCGTCACCGACCGGGAGTATTGGGCGCAGAAAAAGGGACAGGCCGCGCTGGACAAGCAGAACGCCCCCATGATTGCCGATAGTATCACGCCCCGGCAGACCAAGTTTGAAACGAACAAGGAGAAGCTGCGGCAGACCCTACGGAAAGCCCTTGCCACCGCCGCCAGCTTTGACGAGTTTTCCTCTCTGTTGCTGCAGGAGGGTGTGACCGTCAAGGAGAGCCGGGGGCGGCTTTCCTACCTCACGCCGGACAGGACAAAGCCAATTACCGCCCGGAAGCTGGGCGACGATTTTGACCGCGCCGCTGTCTTTGCCGTTTTAGAGCAAAACGCCGCCAGAGCAGCCGAAGCGCCAGCCAGATCCCCCGATCCCCCACGCACCATAAAAGACCGCTTGCAGGTTGCCAGAGCCGAGATAGCCGCCCCGAAACAGGACGGAGTGCAGCGGCTTGTGGACATTGAGCAGAAAATGGCCGAGGGCAAAGGCCGGGGCTATGAACGCTGGGCGAAGATACACAATCTGAAGCAGGCCGCCAAAACGCTGTCCGTCTACCAGCAATACGGCTTTACTTCCCCGGAGCAGTTAGAAGCCGCCGTTGACACCGCCTATCAGAAAATGCGCCAGACCAGCGGCGAACTGAAAGCACTGGAAACGAAGCTGCAAGGGAAAAAGAAGTTGCAGCGGCAGGTGTTGGCCTACGCCCAGACCAAGGCCGCCCGCGACGGGCTGCGGGCACAGAAATCCGAGAAAGCCCGCGCCGCATACCGGCAGGCCCATGAGAGCGATTTTATCATAGCCGACGCAGCAGCCCGGTATTTCAAGGCGCATGGCATTACCAAGCTGCCCGCCCGGAAAGCGTTGCAGGCCGAGATCGAGCAGCTTATCTCCGAGAAAGACGGCCTGTATAACACCTATCACGAACAGAAACAGCGGTTCAAGGAGTTGCAGACCGTCAAGCGGAACATCGACCAGATTTTGCGCCGGGACGAGCCGCACCGCAGAAAGGAGCAGAGCCATGAGCGATAA
- the mobC gene encoding plasmid mobilization relaxosome protein MobC codes for MRKKYNTPHRSRVVKTRLSEDEYADFTARLAPYGISQSEFLRQAIRRATIRPVVHVSSVNDELLSAVGKLTAEYGRIGGNLNQIARYLNEYGVPYNTLSGEVRAAISDLAVLKYEVLKKVGDAVGNTQAYQL; via the coding sequence ATGCGAAAGAAATACAACACGCCCCACCGCAGCCGCGTTGTGAAAACCCGGCTGTCCGAAGATGAGTATGCCGACTTCACAGCGCGGCTTGCGCCCTATGGTATCAGCCAGTCCGAATTTCTCCGGCAGGCGATACGGCGGGCGACCATACGCCCGGTTGTCCATGTGTCGTCGGTCAATGACGAGTTGCTTTCCGCTGTCGGGAAGCTGACAGCCGAGTACGGCAGGATCGGCGGCAACCTCAATCAGATTGCCCGGTATCTGAACGAATACGGCGTACCCTACAACACCCTTTCCGGCGAGGTACGCGCCGCCATATCCGACCTTGCCGTCCTCAAGTATGAAGTCCTCAAGAAAGTAGGTGACGCGGTTGGCAACACTCAAGCATATCAACTCTAA
- a CDS encoding helix-turn-helix domain-containing protein, with amino-acid sequence MSRLLPYETILKAREGDPEAVNAVLLHYAGYIRYFSKVNGQVNAEVEDYVKQRLIDCQFKFRLDEPPDKS; translated from the coding sequence ATGAGTAGACTTCTCCCCTATGAAACAATCCTCAAAGCCCGTGAGGGCGACCCAGAAGCCGTGAACGCTGTCCTGCTCCACTACGCCGGATATATCCGCTATTTCTCAAAAGTGAACGGGCAGGTCAACGCCGAGGTGGAGGACTATGTAAAGCAGCGGTTAATTGACTGTCAATTCAAGTTCCGGCTTGACGAACCACCGGACAAGTCATAA
- a CDS encoding sigma-70 family RNA polymerase sigma factor: MTDQIAYQEYIQRRYNAFCKTVIRCAALDKILKLKRQWERQVSLDYLMNEKFVQFAASEPDEEYPFTVCGQTVLLCNAALADAISVLPEQTREEILRYYFLRQPQRVIGACIGRSRSTAGRHIQLALQRLREEMGVSRYE; encoded by the coding sequence ATGACCGACCAGATAGCCTATCAAGAATATATCCAGCGCAGGTACAACGCCTTTTGCAAGACTGTTATCCGCTGTGCCGCCTTGGACAAGATTTTGAAGCTTAAACGGCAATGGGAACGGCAAGTTTCCCTTGACTATCTGATGAACGAGAAGTTTGTCCAGTTTGCCGCGTCGGAGCCGGACGAGGAATACCCATTTACCGTCTGCGGTCAGACCGTCCTGCTCTGCAACGCCGCCCTTGCCGACGCGATCTCTGTTTTGCCGGAGCAGACGCGGGAAGAAATCCTGCGCTATTACTTTCTGCGCCAGCCGCAGCGCGTGATCGGCGCGTGTATTGGCCGGTCACGCAGCACAGCGGGGCGGCATATCCAGCTTGCCTTGCAGCGGCTACGCGAAGAAATGGGGGTGAGCCGGTATGAGTAG
- a CDS encoding MATE family efflux transporter yields the protein MTQEKQMTNPLGTDRISTLVARFAVPSIIAMLVSAVYNIADQLFIGNAVGTLGNAATNIAFPLSMLCTSLALLFGIGGAASFNLHMGAGRKEEAPYYIGNSITMLLSLGFLLLLITELFLNPLLVLFGSPADVLPLAEQYVRVTAVGFPFLILTIGSGHLIRADGNPKMAMFVTVSGAVINIVLDALFVFGFQWGMYGAAWATVIGQIISAAIAIRYLMHYHTVTLEKQHFIPSGKVLAQICSLGMSSGINQIAMMIVQIVMNNLLKHYGAQSVYGESIPIACAGIVMKVNQLYFSIIIGLSQGSQPIESFNYGAKQYKRVKDAFLLAASVGAVVSIISFLLFQLFPRQILGLFGSGSEEYFEFGVNYFRAFLFFTWLNFLQPISSMFFSSIGKAYQGTFLSLTRQILFLLPLIVALPHFFGIMGVLYAGPIADLLSFAVGLSMVIVEFKHINKLEAELA from the coding sequence ATGACACAGGAAAAACAAATGACAAATCCACTTGGTACCGATAGAATTTCCACGCTGGTGGCACGTTTTGCTGTTCCAAGCATTATCGCAATGCTTGTCAGCGCCGTTTACAATATCGCTGACCAGCTTTTTATCGGAAATGCAGTCGGCACGCTCGGAAATGCTGCAACCAATATCGCCTTTCCACTCTCTATGCTCTGCACTTCGCTGGCACTGCTTTTTGGGATCGGCGGAGCAGCAAGCTTTAACCTTCATATGGGCGCTGGACGAAAAGAGGAAGCTCCTTATTATATCGGCAACTCCATCACTATGCTGCTCTCACTCGGATTTCTTTTACTGCTTATCACCGAACTGTTTTTAAATCCGCTGTTAGTGCTCTTTGGTTCCCCGGCAGATGTACTCCCACTGGCAGAGCAATATGTCCGCGTCACAGCGGTCGGTTTTCCATTTCTGATCTTAACCATCGGAAGCGGTCACCTGATCCGTGCGGACGGCAACCCGAAAATGGCAATGTTTGTCACAGTTTCAGGTGCTGTCATTAATATTGTCTTAGACGCACTGTTCGTATTCGGTTTCCAATGGGGAATGTACGGTGCTGCCTGGGCGACTGTCATCGGACAGATCATCTCCGCTGCGATCGCGATCCGTTACCTCATGCATTACCACACTGTGACATTAGAAAAACAGCATTTTATCCCTTCCGGGAAAGTTCTCGCACAGATCTGTTCCCTCGGCATGTCCTCAGGCATTAACCAGATTGCCATGATGATCGTGCAGATCGTCATGAACAACCTGTTAAAACACTACGGCGCACAGTCCGTTTATGGCGAATCCATCCCGATCGCCTGTGCCGGAATTGTCATGAAGGTAAACCAGCTTTATTTTTCTATTATTATCGGACTGTCCCAGGGAAGCCAGCCAATTGAAAGTTTTAATTACGGTGCAAAGCAATACAAACGGGTGAAGGACGCTTTCCTTCTCGCAGCGTCAGTCGGTGCGGTTGTATCCATTATTTCCTTTTTGCTGTTCCAGCTTTTCCCGAGACAGATCCTTGGTCTGTTCGGAAGCGGAAGCGAAGAATATTTTGAGTTCGGTGTCAACTATTTCCGAGCCTTCCTGTTCTTCACCTGGTTAAACTTTTTGCAGCCGATCTCCTCGATGTTTTTCAGTTCCATCGGAAAAGCGTACCAGGGAACTTTCCTCTCCCTGACCAGACAGATCCTGTTCCTGCTGCCGCTTATCGTTGCACTGCCGCATTTTTTCGGCATTATGGGCGTACTTTATGCAGGACCGATTGCCGACCTTCTGTCCTTTGCAGTCGGTCTTAGCATGGTGATCGTTGAATTCAAACATATTAATAAGCTGGAAGCTGAGCTGGCTTAA
- a CDS encoding DUF6040 family protein: protein MTEECQDKLRQAEQERDYALSHQKKVEIPVEKPVLYQKCGNCNQTAYLKAKEKYDTQREKLEGRYKTKTAMYEALMFLLIWYSVSTTLFQMIRSKIFISDCVVFFDTIATFIQNIAGLTILAGKNVAQVSNGISNPVVAGIIYWMIRILISGGCLVGVGILLAFIEIKIAGLYKKYCWDMITIMVILVSMAIAIYFADWIRTILPVNLLFLLLLVQVIYVVIRWYVKGWRETRGYCVE, encoded by the coding sequence ATGACAGAGGAATGTCAAGATAAGCTAAGGCAGGCAGAACAGGAACGGGACTATGCACTCTCTCATCAGAAAAAAGTAGAGATACCGGTTGAAAAGCCGGTACTCTATCAAAAGTGTGGGAACTGTAACCAGACAGCTTATCTGAAAGCCAAGGAAAAGTATGATACGCAGAGAGAAAAACTGGAAGGCAGATATAAAACAAAAACAGCCATGTATGAAGCATTGATGTTTCTGCTGATATGGTATTCCGTATCAACTACTCTTTTTCAGATGATACGGTCAAAAATATTTATTTCTGATTGCGTGGTATTCTTTGATACAATCGCCACTTTTATACAGAACATTGCAGGATTGACTATACTGGCAGGGAAGAATGTGGCACAGGTTAGCAATGGAATATCCAATCCTGTCGTTGCCGGAATTATATACTGGATGATAAGAATACTGATTTCCGGTGGATGTCTGGTGGGTGTGGGAATACTTTTGGCATTCATCGAAATAAAGATTGCAGGGCTATATAAGAAATACTGTTGGGATATGATTACCATAATGGTGATACTCGTAAGTATGGCAATAGCAATCTATTTCGCAGATTGGATAAGGACAATATTACCAGTCAATCTACTGTTTCTATTGTTATTGGTACAGGTAATATATGTCGTGATAAGATGGTATGTGAAAGGCTGGCGGGAAACAAGGGGATATTGCGTTGAGTAA
- a CDS encoding MobA/MobL family protein, producing the protein MAIFHFTVKIVGRSKGKSVISTSAYLNGDVMKNEETGRISYYTSKKEVVYTSLMMCENAPPEWLHVPEENIKRFQQSIRYKRADDKEAALEKFKITFQKQRLWNEVLKIEKNADAQLGRSFEFSLPKEWSRQEKIDYTTEYIQKTFVDEGMCADWSIHDKGDGNPHVHLLVTMRPFNPDHSWGSKEVKDWDFVRDTDGNIVVDESHPDWWQDKKNPDRHGIRIPVLDENGVQKVGARNRKQWKRVLTDATGWNNPKNCELWRSEWAKMCNRHLSIDNLIDHRSYERQGKLKVPTIHEGADARKIEEKYLTGQIRKGSWKVEENQMIKKQNALLQKVIATFGKVSGALSMWREWLNDIRRKQRSNSHDGSNDYTDRGTAEYHGRDASGDTGKGREADVLSGAGRTIAAIRERIVRAASNLTGYRRTVDTSGRKDRPDTETYRRESAMAGIGTEIKQREPIIAETEQRIADLEQQIEKARDIDDRIQKLKERRPTGRTATADGADAGRTRPERPDYRGTESAARRIADLEREVKQREQSREHSSLKERLEENKRIIAEREKENARCRNHDRGMSR; encoded by the coding sequence ATGGCGATATTTCATTTTACAGTAAAGATTGTCGGACGCAGTAAAGGAAAATCTGTCATATCCACATCGGCATATCTTAATGGAGATGTGATGAAGAATGAGGAAACAGGCAGGATCAGTTACTATACTTCCAAAAAGGAAGTTGTCTACACCAGTCTGATGATGTGCGAAAATGCACCTCCTGAATGGCTGCATGTACCAGAAGAAAATATAAAAAGGTTTCAACAGTCTATCCGTTATAAAAGAGCGGACGATAAGGAAGCCGCACTGGAAAAGTTTAAAATCACATTTCAGAAACAGCGGCTATGGAATGAGGTCTTGAAGATAGAAAAAAATGCAGATGCACAGCTTGGACGCTCATTTGAATTTTCCTTACCGAAAGAATGGAGCAGACAGGAAAAGATTGATTATACAACCGAATATATTCAAAAGACTTTCGTGGACGAGGGAATGTGTGCCGACTGGAGCATACACGATAAGGGCGACGGGAACCCACATGTGCATTTACTTGTAACCATGCGACCATTCAATCCAGACCACTCATGGGGCAGCAAGGAAGTCAAGGACTGGGATTTTGTCAGAGATACTGACGGAAATATCGTGGTTGATGAATCCCACCCGGACTGGTGGCAGGATAAGAAAAATCCAGACCGTCATGGAATCCGTATTCCGGTACTTGATGAAAACGGAGTACAGAAAGTCGGGGCAAGAAACAGAAAACAATGGAAAAGGGTTCTGACTGACGCTACCGGCTGGAACAATCCAAAGAATTGTGAGTTATGGCGAAGCGAATGGGCAAAGATGTGTAACCGGCATTTATCCATAGACAATCTGATTGACCACCGCTCTTATGAAAGACAGGGCAAATTGAAAGTCCCTACGATTCATGAGGGTGCAGATGCAAGGAAGATTGAGGAAAAATATCTCACCGGGCAGATAAGGAAAGGTTCATGGAAGGTCGAGGAAAACCAGATGATAAAAAAACAAAATGCACTGCTGCAAAAGGTAATTGCAACCTTTGGTAAGGTATCCGGTGCATTGTCGATGTGGAGGGAGTGGTTGAATGACATTAGAAGAAAGCAAAGAAGTAATTCCCATGATGGAAGCAATGATTACACAGATAGAGGAACAGCAGAATATCATGGCAGAGATGCTTCAGGAGATACAGGAAAAGGACGAGAAGCTGATGTGCTTTCAGGAGCAGGAAGAACGATTGCAGCAATTAGAGAAAGAATTGTCAGAGCTGCTTCAAATCTTACCGGATACAGAAGAACTGTTGATACTTCTGGCAGAAAAGACAGACCAGATACAGAAACTTACAGACGAGAATCAGCAATGGCAGGAATTGGCACAGAAATTAAACAGCGAGAACCGATTATTGCAGAAACAGAACAACGAATTGCTGACCTTGAACAGCAGATAGAGAAAGCGAGGGATATAGATGACAGAATACAAAAACTCAAAGAGCGACGCCCAACTGGAAGAACTGCTACTGCTGACGGAGCAGATGCAGGAAGAACTCGACCAGAAAGACCGGACTATCGAGGAACTGAAAGTGCAGCTCGACGAATCGCTGACCTTGAACGAGAGGTTAAACAGCGAGAACAGAGCAGGGAACATTCAAGCCTTAAAGAACGACTTGAGGAAAACAAAAGAATTATTGCAGAGCGAGAAAAAGAAAACGCACGCTGCCGAAATCATGACAGAGGAATGTCAAGATAA
- a CDS encoding helix-turn-helix domain-containing protein: MTERKIALSIEEAADYTGIGRNTLRKLVEWKKLPVLKVGRKVLIKTDILEKFMEANEGRDLRDKGNVKAVTRNVAT; the protein is encoded by the coding sequence ATGACGGAAAGAAAGATTGCATTATCCATCGAGGAAGCAGCCGACTATACAGGAATTGGCAGAAACACTTTGAGAAAGCTGGTTGAATGGAAGAAGCTTCCGGTATTAAAAGTCGGAAGAAAAGTCCTTATTAAAACTGACATTCTGGAAAAGTTCATGGAAGCCAACGAGGGGCGAGATCTGAGGGATAAAGGAAATGTAAAAGCTGTCACAAGAAATGTGGCAACTTAA
- a CDS encoding helix-turn-helix transcriptional regulator — translation MKDKELRKLIGSRAKQRRLELNLTQPYVAEKMGVTASTILRYENGSIDNTKKMVLEGLSEALHVSIEWLRGETDEYETDITDKKELQIRDAMGDILKQLPLDLSKTEDAFSKDLLLLMLKQYNLFLESFQFACKNYKGNTNEADIAKVMGFESNDEYNEIMFLREITHTVNAFNDMADIVRLYSKKPEMAEQRLENLLSEVLYEDSDSV, via the coding sequence ATGAAAGATAAAGAACTACGCAAGCTGATAGGCAGCAGGGCAAAACAGCGTCGTCTGGAATTAAATCTGACACAGCCTTATGTTGCAGAGAAGATGGGAGTTACAGCTTCCACAATCCTGCGTTATGAGAATGGTTCGATTGACAATACCAAAAAGATGGTGCTGGAAGGTCTTTCGGAAGCACTTCATGTATCTATTGAATGGCTCAGAGGGGAAACCGATGAATACGAAACCGATATTACGGATAAGAAAGAATTACAGATTCGTGATGCAATGGGCGATATTCTCAAACAGTTACCTCTCGACCTTAGTAAAACGGAAGATGCTTTTTCCAAAGATTTACTGCTGTTGATGTTAAAGCAATATAACCTGTTTCTGGAATCATTCCAGTTTGCCTGCAAGAATTACAAGGGCAACACGAATGAAGCTGATATTGCAAAAGTAATGGGGTTTGAATCGAATGATGAATATAACGAGATTATGTTTCTCCGGGAGATCACCCACACTGTTAATGCCTTTAATGATATGGCAGATATCGTAAGGCTTTATTCCAAGAAACCGGAAATGGCAGAACAAAGGCTTGAAAATCTTTTATCAGAAGTTTTGTATGAGGATTCCGATTCGGTATAG
- a CDS encoding tyrosine-type recombinase/integrase produces MAKGSVRKKGKKWYYRFYVEDASGNLVQKEYAGTESKSETEKLLRQAMDDYESKKFIAKSENITVGELLDIWAEEELKTGTLSNGTVQNYLGAITNIKKHPISERKLKNVTSEHLQAFFDLLSFGGTYPDGSERKGYSKDYIRSFSAVLQQSFRFAVSPKQYITFNPMQYIKLKYQTDEVDLFSDDDMDGDIQPIPREDYERLIEFLQDYNPPAILPIQIAYYAGLRIGEACGLAWQDVNLEEQCLTIRRSIRYDGSRHKNIIGPTKRKKVRIVDFGDTLAEILRNARKEQLKNRMQYGELYHKNYYREVKDKNRVYYEFYHLDGTENVPEDYKEISFVCLRPDGSLELPSTLGIVCRKIAQKLDGFEGFHFHQLRHTYTSNLLANGAAPKDVQELLGHSDVSTTMNVYAHSTRKAKRESAKLLDKVAGND; encoded by the coding sequence ATGGCAAAAGGATCTGTAAGAAAAAAAGGAAAGAAATGGTACTACCGCTTCTATGTAGAAGATGCAAGCGGCAATCTGGTTCAGAAAGAATACGCTGGAACAGAAAGCAAAAGTGAAACGGAAAAACTGCTCCGTCAGGCAATGGACGATTACGAAAGCAAGAAATTCATTGCAAAGTCGGAAAATATTACAGTTGGAGAATTACTTGATATATGGGCAGAGGAAGAATTAAAGACCGGTACTCTCAGTAATGGGACAGTCCAGAATTACCTTGGTGCTATTACCAACATCAAGAAGCATCCAATTTCAGAGAGAAAGTTGAAAAATGTAACATCTGAGCATTTACAAGCCTTCTTCGATCTGCTTTCCTTTGGTGGCACTTATCCAGATGGTTCAGAAAGAAAAGGTTACAGCAAAGATTACATTCGTTCTTTCTCGGCAGTATTACAGCAGTCATTCCGGTTTGCAGTATCACCAAAGCAATATATCACTTTCAATCCGATGCAGTATATTAAGCTGAAATACCAGACGGATGAGGTTGACCTGTTTTCTGATGATGACATGGATGGCGATATACAGCCAATTCCACGAGAGGATTATGAAAGACTGATTGAATTTCTACAGGATTACAATCCACCGGCAATACTTCCAATCCAGATAGCTTATTATGCAGGACTTCGTATCGGTGAAGCCTGTGGTCTGGCATGGCAGGATGTAAATCTTGAAGAACAGTGCCTTACGATCAGACGAAGTATCCGATATGATGGTTCAAGGCACAAGAATATCATCGGACCAACCAAACGAAAAAAGGTAAGGATTGTTGATTTTGGAGATACACTGGCAGAGATTCTTCGCAATGCCCGAAAGGAACAACTTAAAAACCGAATGCAGTACGGAGAACTTTACCACAAAAACTACTACAGAGAAGTAAAAGACAAAAACAGAGTTTACTATGAGTTCTATCATCTGGACGGAACAGAGAATGTTCCAGAAGATTATAAGGAAATATCCTTTGTCTGCTTAAGACCGGATGGAAGTTTGGAACTGCCAAGCACGTTAGGAATTGTTTGCAGGAAGATTGCTCAGAAACTGGATGGATTTGAAGGATTTCATTTTCACCAGTTGCGACACACCTACACAAGCAACCTTCTGGCAAATGGAGCAGCTCCGAAAGATGTACAGGAACTGTTAGGACACTCAGATGTCAGTACCACAATGAATGTCTACGCCCATTCCACAAGAAAAGCCAAGCGGGAATCCGCAAAGTTACTTGATAAAGTGGCAGGCAACGACTAA